The Flavobacterium psychrophilum genome includes a region encoding these proteins:
- a CDS encoding cobalt transporter — protein MVTQITRGIKISVSTNFEGTYFKNYRIQFAFSYEITIENQSKDSVQLNTRHWEIFDSLNDIEIVDGEGVIGQKPVLKPGEKHTYSSGCLLASPFGAMRGYFNMINFTSTRTFRVIVPTFRLSAPFAIN, from the coding sequence ATGGTAACACAGATAACAAGAGGCATAAAAATATCGGTATCTACTAATTTTGAAGGCACCTACTTTAAAAATTACAGGATACAATTTGCTTTTAGCTATGAGATAACCATAGAGAACCAAAGCAAAGACTCTGTACAGCTAAACACCCGCCACTGGGAAATTTTCGATTCGTTAAACGATATCGAAATTGTAGATGGTGAAGGCGTTATAGGCCAGAAGCCTGTACTTAAGCCGGGCGAAAAGCACACGTATAGTTCAGGCTGTCTTTTAGCGTCGCCTTTTGGTGCTATGAGAGGTTATTTTAACATGATCAATTTTACTTCAACCCGTACATTCAGGGTTATAGTGCCTACTTTCAGGCTAAGTGCACCATTTGCTATAAATTAA
- a CDS encoding SAM-dependent methyltransferase yields the protein MKKLFKFILNTIPRPLLIRLSYVARPVLAFALKGDTYTDPIDGRSFKNFLPYGYGHQRNNVLAPGTLSLERHRLLWLYLNRETDFFTSQKKVLHFAPEQAFYKRFRNQKNLDYTTTDLYSPLADVKADICNLPFEDNAYDLILCNHVLEHIPDDTKAMQELYRVLKPGGMGIFQIPQDLSRETTFEDNSITDPKERARIFGQYDHVRVYGRDYFDKLRSIGFRVVEEDYTKKLNEADVERFCLAKGEIIPVCYKD from the coding sequence ATGAAGAAACTTTTTAAGTTTATACTTAACACCATTCCCCGCCCGCTGCTTATAAGGCTTAGCTATGTAGCACGCCCCGTTTTGGCTTTTGCCTTAAAAGGGGATACTTACACTGACCCTATAGATGGCAGAAGTTTTAAAAACTTCCTGCCGTATGGTTATGGACACCAGCGTAATAATGTATTGGCTCCGGGAACGCTTTCCCTGGAAAGGCACCGCTTATTGTGGCTGTACTTAAACAGGGAAACCGACTTTTTTACGTCACAGAAAAAGGTATTGCATTTTGCACCCGAACAGGCTTTTTACAAACGTTTCCGTAACCAGAAAAACCTGGATTACACAACTACCGATCTTTATTCTCCCCTGGCAGATGTTAAGGCTGATATTTGTAACCTGCCGTTTGAAGACAATGCTTACGACCTGATACTGTGTAACCACGTACTGGAACACATACCGGACGATACAAAAGCGATGCAGGAATTATATCGCGTACTTAAGCCCGGCGGCATGGGAATTTTTCAGATTCCGCAGGACCTGAGCCGTGAAACTACTTTTGAAGATAACAGCATTACCGATCCAAAAGAGCGCGCACGCATTTTTGGACAGTATGACCACGTAAGGGTTTACGGTCGTGACTACTTTGATAAACTAAGAAGCATCGGCTTTAGGGTTGTAGAAGAAGACTACACTAAAAAACTGAATGAGGCCGATGTTGAACGTTTTTGCCTTGCTAAAGGAGAGATTATTCCGGTTTGTTATAAAGATTAA
- a CDS encoding phosphoglyceromutase (catalyzes the interconversion of 2-phosphoglycerate and 3-phosphoglycerate), giving the protein MNKKVILMILDGWGKSPDPKVSAIDNANVPFIKSLYENYASASLRTDGLNVGLPEGQMGNSEVGHMNLGAGRIVYQDLVKINLAVQNKTLAQEQPLVEAFNYAKQNNKKVQLLGLVSNGGVHSHIEHLKGLVDATQEAGVDNVFIHAFTDGRDVDPKSGVSFISELENHLKDKNAKLASVIGRYYAMDRDKRWERVKLAYDLLVNGEGTPSTNAVDSIQDSYKEGVTDEFIKPIVMTGADGKPLATIQEDDVVIFFNFRTDRGRQLTEVLSQFDIHEQNMHKLKLYYVTMTNYDDNFKNIHVVYDKDNLTETLGEIVSRNGKKQIRIAETEKYPHVTFFFSGGREEPFEGEKRLLCPSPKVATYDLQPEMSAFDLKDALVPELKKGEVDFVCLNFANGDMVGHTGVFEAAIKACEAVDQCAKEVIEAALENGYTTIVIADHGNCETMINPDGSPNTAHTTNPVPIIIVDKDIKHVKDGVLGDIAPTILDMMGIPQPEAMTRHSLVS; this is encoded by the coding sequence ATGAACAAAAAAGTAATTTTAATGATCCTTGACGGATGGGGGAAATCGCCCGATCCTAAAGTATCAGCCATAGACAATGCAAACGTTCCGTTTATCAAAAGCCTATACGAAAACTACGCAAGTGCATCCCTGAGAACAGACGGCTTAAACGTTGGCCTTCCTGAAGGACAAATGGGTAATAGCGAGGTAGGACACATGAACCTTGGCGCAGGACGAATTGTATACCAGGATCTTGTAAAAATAAATCTTGCCGTACAAAACAAAACCCTTGCACAGGAACAACCGCTTGTTGAGGCTTTTAACTATGCAAAACAAAACAACAAAAAAGTACAGTTATTAGGACTTGTTTCTAACGGAGGAGTGCACTCTCATATAGAACACCTTAAAGGACTGGTAGATGCTACGCAGGAAGCCGGTGTAGATAATGTTTTCATCCATGCCTTTACAGACGGACGCGACGTTGACCCAAAATCGGGGGTGTCGTTTATATCCGAACTTGAAAACCACCTGAAAGACAAAAACGCAAAACTTGCATCTGTTATCGGGCGTTACTATGCAATGGATCGTGACAAGCGTTGGGAAAGGGTAAAACTGGCTTACGACCTTTTGGTTAACGGCGAAGGAACACCATCTACCAATGCAGTAGACAGCATACAGGATAGTTACAAAGAAGGCGTTACCGATGAATTCATCAAACCTATAGTAATGACAGGTGCCGACGGTAAACCTCTTGCTACAATACAGGAAGATGATGTTGTTATCTTCTTCAACTTCCGTACCGACCGTGGAAGGCAGCTAACAGAAGTATTGAGCCAGTTTGATATTCATGAGCAAAACATGCACAAGCTGAAACTATACTATGTTACCATGACTAACTACGATGATAACTTCAAAAACATTCATGTAGTTTACGATAAAGACAACCTTACCGAAACGCTTGGCGAAATTGTGTCACGCAATGGTAAAAAACAGATTCGTATTGCCGAAACTGAAAAATACCCGCACGTTACCTTCTTTTTCTCGGGAGGCCGTGAGGAGCCTTTTGAGGGTGAAAAGCGTTTACTTTGCCCATCGCCAAAAGTAGCAACGTATGACCTTCAGCCGGAAATGAGCGCCTTTGACCTTAAAGATGCCCTGGTACCGGAACTTAAAAAAGGAGAGGTAGATTTTGTTTGCCTAAACTTTGCAAACGGAGATATGGTAGGCCATACAGGAGTTTTTGAAGCTGCCATAAAAGCCTGCGAAGCGGTAGACCAATGTGCTAAAGAAGTTATTGAAGCTGCGCTTGAAAATGGCTACACTACAATTGTAATTGCAGACCACGGTAACTGCGAAACCATGATTAACCCGGACGGTTCGCCGAATACGGCACACACCACGAACCCTGTGCCTATTATAATTGTTGACAAAGACATTAAACACGTTAAAGATGGTGTGCTGGGTGATATTGCCCCTACTATTTTAGACATGATGGGCATACCACAGCCGGAAGCAATGACAAGGCATTCGCTTGTATCATAA
- a CDS encoding GxxExxY protein: MDANKLSNIVIGLAIEVHRTLGPGLLESSYCECLSYEIRNSGLYVESQKALPIIYKDIKLEHGYRIDLLVENKLVLELKTVECFTDVHYAQILTYLKLGNYPLGLLINFHTKTLKEGIKRFINQKTANHY, translated from the coding sequence ATGGATGCAAATAAGCTATCAAATATAGTTATTGGATTAGCCATAGAAGTTCACAGAACCCTCGGCCCAGGTCTTTTGGAATCTTCGTATTGTGAATGTTTGTCTTATGAAATTAGAAACAGTGGACTATACGTAGAAAGTCAAAAAGCACTACCTATAATCTATAAAGACATTAAACTTGAACACGGCTACAGAATTGACTTGCTCGTCGAAAACAAACTAGTACTGGAGCTAAAAACTGTTGAATGTTTTACAGATGTGCACTATGCACAAATACTAACTTATCTTAAATTAGGAAATTATCCTTTAGGATTATTAATCAATTTTCATACTAAAACACTCAAAGAAGGCATTAAACGTTTTATAAATCAAAAAACTGCAAATCATTATTAA
- a CDS encoding acetyltransferase, translated as MYSIKQIPSSATFAVRLPVLRPGKPVESCVFDGDDLPTTVHFGIFEDENLIGVISVFKANTNLLPQNNQFQIRGMAVLDSHQKIGLGDRLVKAAEDYIISQNADAIWFNAREIAVGFYKKMGYEIIGTPFTIGDIGVHHVMYRLL; from the coding sequence ATGTATTCCATTAAACAAATCCCTTCTTCAGCCACTTTTGCCGTTCGCCTGCCTGTTCTTCGTCCCGGAAAACCTGTAGAATCTTGTGTTTTTGATGGTGATGATTTACCCACTACTGTACACTTTGGCATTTTTGAAGACGAAAACCTCATCGGAGTTATATCGGTTTTTAAAGCAAACACCAATTTATTACCTCAAAATAACCAATTCCAGATACGCGGCATGGCAGTATTAGACTCCCATCAGAAAATAGGCCTTGGCGACAGGCTTGTTAAAGCTGCCGAAGACTACATAATATCCCAAAACGCCGATGCTATTTGGTTTAACGCACGCGAAATTGCCGTTGGCTTCTATAAAAAAATGGGATATGAAATTATCGGGACACCATTTACCATAGGCGACATAGGTGTACACCATGTAATGTACAGGCTGTTGTAA
- a CDS encoding 4-hydroxybutyrate CoA-transferase, with protein sequence MSKYVTAAEAVKVVQSGNRIYVQAAGATPTVLTKALAERASELRDVEVCHMHTEGEAAYADPKLKDSFHVNSFFIGKNVRHTLSAGNGSYTPVFLSEIPRLFRKNILPLDVVFIHVSPPDHHGYCSLGISVEATKAAIENAKVVIAQVNPQMPRTFGDSVIKISSIDYLVEVDAPMYGHGIAPISEQEELIGGFVASLIEDESTLQMGIGSIPNAALAKLTNHKNLGLHTEMFSDGVIDLIESGVINCKFKGVTKNRALATFLIGSQRLYDFVNDNPFISMRESSFVNDTAVIRRNPKMIAINSAIEVDITGQVCADSIGSRMYSGVGGQMDFIRGASLSEGGKAIIALPSVTKTGESKIVPFLKEGAGVVTTRAHVQHVVTEYGIADLYGKTLKQRANAMVNIAHPDHREAIDRVNFDRFNNI encoded by the coding sequence ATGAGTAAATATGTAACCGCGGCAGAAGCCGTAAAAGTAGTACAGTCAGGAAACAGGATATATGTGCAGGCAGCCGGTGCAACACCAACCGTGCTAACCAAAGCACTTGCAGAAAGGGCATCAGAACTTCGCGATGTAGAAGTTTGCCATATGCATACAGAGGGAGAGGCAGCGTATGCCGACCCAAAACTAAAAGACAGCTTTCATGTCAACTCATTTTTTATCGGTAAAAATGTAAGGCATACATTATCGGCGGGTAACGGGTCGTATACTCCGGTGTTTTTAAGTGAGATACCACGGCTGTTCCGTAAAAATATATTGCCGCTGGATGTAGTTTTTATTCACGTTTCGCCACCGGATCATCATGGGTATTGCTCATTGGGAATTTCGGTTGAAGCAACAAAAGCAGCTATAGAAAATGCAAAGGTTGTTATTGCACAGGTAAACCCACAGATGCCAAGAACCTTTGGCGATAGCGTAATTAAGATCTCTTCTATAGATTACCTTGTTGAGGTAGATGCACCAATGTACGGGCATGGCATAGCGCCAATATCCGAACAGGAAGAATTGATAGGGGGTTTTGTAGCTTCGCTTATTGAAGACGAAAGCACTTTGCAAATGGGTATCGGGTCTATACCGAATGCTGCCCTTGCAAAACTGACCAACCATAAAAACCTGGGACTGCATACAGAAATGTTTTCCGATGGAGTTATCGATCTTATTGAAAGCGGCGTGATTAATTGCAAGTTTAAAGGTGTGACCAAAAACAGGGCACTGGCTACGTTTTTAATCGGTTCGCAAAGGTTGTATGACTTTGTAAACGATAATCCGTTTATATCAATGCGCGAATCTTCATTTGTGAATGATACGGCTGTTATCCGCCGAAACCCTAAAATGATAGCTATTAATTCGGCTATTGAGGTAGATATTACCGGGCAGGTTTGTGCCGATTCTATCGGATCAAGAATGTATAGTGGTGTTGGTGGGCAGATGGACTTTATCAGAGGGGCATCGTTAAGCGAAGGTGGTAAAGCTATTATAGCATTGCCATCGGTTACCAAAACAGGCGAAAGCAAAATCGTGCCATTTCTAAAAGAAGGTGCAGGTGTTGTTACAACCCGTGCCCACGTGCAGCATGTTGTAACAGAATACGGTATTGCCGATTTATATGGTAAAACCCTTAAGCAGCGCGCCAATGCTATGGTAAATATTGCGCATCCCGATCATAGGGAAGCTATAGACAGGGTCAATTTTGATAGGTTCAATAATATATAG
- a CDS encoding methionine aminopeptidase, whose product MIIPKTREEIELMRQSALIVSKTLGMIASEIKPGVTTLHLDKLAEEFIRDNGAVPGFLGLYGCPSTLLTSVNDQIVHGLPTNRPIEEGDIVSVDCGAIMNEYYGDHAYTFEIGDVAPETKKLLKVTKESLYVGIREFKAGNRVEDVGNAIQRYTEAEGYGVVRELVGHGLGKKMHEGPEMPNYGKRGRGKLFVEGLVVAIEPMINMGTKNIKQLKDGWTIVTRDGKPSAHFEHNVALVDGKPELLSTFAYVYKALGIESNEEEEFRKVPFTV is encoded by the coding sequence ATGATTATCCCAAAAACGAGAGAAGAAATTGAATTGATGCGCCAAAGTGCACTTATAGTTTCTAAGACACTAGGCATGATTGCCTCCGAAATAAAACCGGGTGTTACTACACTTCACCTGGACAAACTAGCTGAAGAGTTCATCCGCGACAACGGTGCTGTTCCCGGTTTTCTTGGCCTTTACGGCTGCCCGTCTACCCTGCTTACCAGTGTAAACGACCAGATTGTTCACGGTCTGCCTACTAACCGCCCCATTGAAGAAGGCGACATAGTATCTGTAGATTGTGGTGCTATTATGAACGAATATTATGGCGACCATGCCTATACTTTTGAGATAGGCGATGTAGCTCCGGAAACTAAAAAACTGCTTAAGGTTACCAAAGAATCATTATATGTAGGAATCCGTGAATTTAAAGCCGGAAACCGTGTTGAAGATGTTGGCAACGCAATACAACGATATACCGAAGCTGAAGGTTATGGCGTAGTACGTGAGCTTGTTGGCCACGGACTTGGTAAAAAAATGCATGAAGGCCCTGAAATGCCTAACTACGGTAAACGAGGACGCGGAAAACTGTTTGTTGAAGGACTTGTAGTTGCTATTGAGCCAATGATAAACATGGGTACCAAAAACATTAAACAGCTTAAAGACGGCTGGACAATTGTAACCCGCGATGGTAAACCAAGCGCCCACTTTGAGCATAATGTTGCTTTAGTGGATGGCAAACCGGAACTGCTTTCAACTTTCGCTTATGTTTATAAAGCATTAGGTATTGAGAGTAATGAAGAGGAGGAATTTAGAAAAGTGCCGTTTACAGTTTAA